The following are encoded in a window of Pectinophora gossypiella chromosome 8, ilPecGoss1.1, whole genome shotgun sequence genomic DNA:
- the LOC126369057 gene encoding prostaglandin reductase 1-like yields MVKARKYVVKNLFQGFPKKSDYEVVETELPPLKHGEILVKTEWVSVDPYLRAYNYLTPAPYDQFSYQVGVILESKSAQYPVGKRIVSHKGWCDYYVLDTTVEPEFFDRIYLLPNMQGISPSVAIGAAGMPGITAYFGFLEVCKPKEGETVVVTGAAGAVGSLVGQIAKIKGCKVIGFAGSDAKVQWLEKELGFDKAFNYKTVDAYKALKEAAPKGVDCYFDNVGGEISSIIINQMNEYGRVAVCGSISAYNENPGNVPKASILQPAVVSKQLTISGFVVSRWTDRWAEGVTQLITWIKEGKLKAREHITEGFDNVFDAFVGMLNGENTGKAVVKF; encoded by the coding sequence ATGGTGAAAGCGCGGAAATACGTAGTGAAGAACCTATTTCAAGGCTTCCCGAAAAAGAGTGACTATGAAGTCGTCGAAACCGAGCTACCACCACTAAAACATGGCGAGATTCTGGTTAAGACCGAGTGGGTGAGCGTCGACCCCTACCTGCGAGCGTACAACTACCTGACCCCCGCTCCTTACGACCAATTCAGCTACCAAGTCGGAGTAATCCTGGAATCCAAGAGCGCACAATACCCAGTTGGCAAAAGAATAGTTTCCCACAAAGGCTGGTGCGATTATTATGTCCTGGATACCACCGTCGAGCCGGAATTTTTCGATAGAATCTATTTGCTACCTAACATGCAAGGTATTTCACCATCCGTTGCAATTGGAGCTGCCGGTATGCCGGGTATCACGGCTTACTTTGGATTCTTAGAAGTATGCAAGCCTAAAGAGGGTGAAACTGTGGTTGTGACCGGCGCCGCAGGCGCGGTCGGCTCCCTCGTTGGTCAGATCGCTAAGATCAAGGGCTGTAAAGTCATCGGCTTCGCTGGCTCTGACGCCAAGGTGCAATGGCTGGAGAAGGAACTGGGTTTCGACAAGGCTTTCAACTACAAGACCGTTGATGCTTACAAAGCACTGAAGGAAGCGGCTCCTAAAGGAGTAGACTGCTACTTCGACAATGTCGGCGGCGAGATCAGCAGCATAATTATCAACCAGATGAATGAATATGGAAGGGTTGCTGTATGTGGGTCTATCAGTGCATACAATGAAAACCCTGGGAACGTGCCCAAAGCGAGTATACTGCAACCAGCTGTGGTATCCAAGCAGCTGACAATTTCAGGATTTGTAGTATCCAGATGGACAGACCGTTGGGCTGAAGGTGTCACTCAACTGATCACGTGGATTAAGGAGGGAAAACTGAAGGCCAGAGAGCACATTACGGAAGGATTCGACAATGTCTTCGATGCGTTTGTCGGTATGCTGAACGGAGAGAACACTGGCAAAGCCGTAGTTAAGTTCTAA